In a genomic window of Primulina huaijiensis isolate GDHJ02 chromosome 10, ASM1229523v2, whole genome shotgun sequence:
- the LOC140986273 gene encoding uncharacterized protein At2g34460, chloroplastic, whose protein sequence is MASKFSLAPATDLPISRVPLPKYPHPVPLFPLLPLNSHSFHCYYRTRKVESSYLWCSNAASEKVGEPLAIDSIQDFEDAPLQPSRSKLVLVVGGTGGVGQLVVASFLNRKIKICLLLRNPEKATTLFGKQDEEILQVWKGDTRNPEDLVPSMFEGVTHVICCTGTTAFPSRRWDGDNTPERVDWEGVRNLVLSLPSSLERIVLVSSIGVTKFNELPWSIMNLFGVLKYKKMGEDFVRNSGLPFTIIRAGRLTDGPYTSYDLNTLLQATSGERRAVVIDQGDKLVGEVSRLVIAEACVQALDIDFTVGQIYEINSVQGEGPGSDPQKWRKLFKSAEKGTKHAV, encoded by the exons ATGGCGTCCAAATTTTCACTAGCTCCCGCCACTGATCTTCCGATATCTAGAGTGCCACTACCCAAATACCCCCATCCAGTCCCTTTATTCCCTCTTCTGCCCCTGAATTCTCATTCTTTCCATTGTTATTACAGAACAAGAAAAGTGGAATCATCGTATCTGTGGTGCTCAAATGCTGCCAGTGAAAAAGTTGGGGAACCTTTGGCGATAGACTCGATTCAGGATTTTGAAGATGCCCCTTTACAGCCCTCGAGGTCTAAGCTGGTTCTTGTGGTTGGTGGCACCGGTGGCGTTG GACAATTGGTTGTAGCATCATTTCTCAATCGGAAAATCAAGATATGCCTTTTACTCCGAAATCCAGAGAAGGCCACCACACTATTTGGCAAACAGGAcgaggaaatattacag GTATGGAAAGGTGATACTAGGAATCCAGAGGATTTAGTTCCCTCTATGTTTGAG GGCGTCACACATGTTATATGCTGCACTGGAACGACAGCCTTTCCATCTAGGAGGTGGGATGGAGATAATACACCTGAAAGAGTCG ACTGGGAAGGTGTGAGAAACCTAGTGCTGTCTTTGCCTTCGTCATTGGAAAGAATTGTTCTTGTTTCTTCGATTGGAGTCACCAAGTTCAACGAACTTCCCTGGAG CATCATGAACCTTTTTGGTGTCCTGAAGTACAAGAAAATGGGGGAGGATTTTGTTCGAAATTCTGGCCTCCCATTCACAATAATCAG GGCGGGCCGGTTAACAGATGGACCTTACACATCTTACGATCTCAATACTCTACTACAGGCTACATCTGGGGAACGACGTGCAGTAGTCATAGATCAAG GTGATAAACTTGTTGGAGAGGTTAGCAGACTAGTAATTGCAGAAGCTTGCGTACAGGCGCTCGACATAGATTTCACAGTAGGCCAGATCTACGAAATTAACTCTGTCCAG GGGGAAGGCCCAGGAAGTGATCCACAAAAGTGGCGGAAGCTGTTTAAATCTGCCGAGAAGGGAACAAAACATGCAGTCTGA
- the LOC140986712 gene encoding uncharacterized protein isoform X1 — MEEESCEVHSEDDKTLPDKNKKRIVKTHAQVEALEKFYIEHKYPSEPMKIQLAESIGLTEKQVSGWFCHRRLKDKRLLNAETCVIGRQDRSSGVIQDRGSGLRQDSCGSTKQGDDRNFDTREVESGRLNLQEISTADFTRECVSQYMGNNIPVNDSTSGSSSSLPNMSSRRNGKPLDLATSRYLIPKFPVEVKGVKARSGPSGYLKVKGQVENSAITAVKMQLGRHYREDGPPLGVEFDPLPPGAFEVPMQNPVDEPYDSGEPIVPASPDVSKICQYPTFDKSSRDVGYSSGITSYKSNMDRAKTTNVSHTPDNNFQQKFGLQTLLPHSGAYCPRRNFSVELPENSSKYATGCDDGDDCQIRSRQGVEVVRKRSLLNNGHVLPCSVKLEGEPAETWTPRSSGVRVEREPAETWTCKSNDHSAKISLGDVKKEPSYMAIKGNNYRNISDRGGSRHITKDDKFYGERRIMNENYEPAEVKIPFKNKMPAPKRMRSETLHRQYQQRSLPVDNRPWTSHVMRSRAEMPSSFSEDEGNAETSSSVE; from the exons ATGGAAGAAG AATCATGTGAGGTACATTCTGAAGATGATAAAACCCTTCCGGACAAGAACAAGAAGAGGATAGTCAAGACACATGCTCAGGTCGAAGCATTGGAGAAATTTTATATTG AACATAAATATCCTTCAGAACCCATGAAAATACAACTTGCAGAGTCTATAGGTTTGACAGAAAAACAAGTTTCTGGGTGGTTTTGCCACCGGAGGTTGAAGGACAAGAGATTGTTGAATGCGGAAACTTGTGTAATTGGAAGACAAGACCGTTCAAGTGGAGTCATACAGGATCGAGGTAGTGGACTTCGGCAGGATTCCTGTGGCAGCACAAAACAGGGCGATGATAGGAATTTTGATACCAGAGAAGTTGAAAGTGGAAGATTAAATCTCCAAGAAATTTCCACAGCAGACTTCACACGTGAATGTGTTAGCCAGTATATGGGAAACAACATTCCCGTGAATGATTCAACTTCAGGAAGTAGTTCTTCATTACCTAACATGTCTTCCCGTCGCAATGGGAAGCCTTTGGATTTGGCAACTTCAAGATATCTAATACCAAAGTTTCCAGTGGAAGTGAAGGGTGTAAAAGCTAGGTCTGGTCCATCAGGTTACTTAAAAGTGAAGGGTCAAGTTGAGAATTCTGCCATAACAGCTGTTAAAATGCAACTAGGGAGGCATTATCGGGAGGATGGCCCACCACTTGGTGTTGAATTTGATCCACTTCCGCCTGGTGCATTTGAGGTCCCAATGCAGAATCCAGTTGATG AACCTTATGACTCTGGAGAACCTATTGTTCCTGCTTCTCCTGATGTTTCAAAGATCTGCCAGTACCCCACATTTGACAAG TCCTCTCGGGACGTTGGATACAGCTCGGGCATAACCTCTTATAAGTCGAACATGGATAGAGCTAAAACGACCAACGTGTCTCATACTCCAGACAATAACTTCCAGCAAAAATTTGGGCTACAGACTTTGCTTCCCCATAGTGGTGCTTATTGTCCGAGGAGGAACTTCTCGGTAGAATTGCCCGAAAATTCATCCAAGTATGCAACTGGTTGTGATGATGGAGATGACTGCCAAATAAGGTCAAGACAAGGTGTTGAAGTAGTGAGAAAGCGTTCATTGCTGAATAATGGTCATGTACTTCCTTGTAGTGTGAAGTTGGAAGGGGAACCTGCGGAGACTTGGACTCCTAGATCCAGTGGTGTAAGGGTGGAAAGAGAACCTGCAGAGACTTGGACTTGTAAATCCAATGATCACAGTGCTAAGATATCTCTGGGAGATGTCAAAAAGGAGCCTTCTTATATGGCCATTAAAGGCAACAATTATCGCAATATATCAGACAGAGGGGGTTCCCGACATATTACTAAG GATGACAAATTTTATGGAGAAAGGAGAATAATGAATGAAAACTATGAGCCAGCTGAAGTCAAGATACCTTTTAAGAATAAGATGCCT GCTCCCAAAAGGATGAGGAGTGAAACATTGCACCGGCAGTATCAGCAAAGATCCTTACCAGTTGATAACCGGCCATGGACCTCTCATGTGATGAG GTCCAGAGCAGAGATGCCATCTAGTTTCAGTGAAGATGAGGGAAATGCAGAAACAAGTTCTTCGGTGGAGTAG
- the LOC140986712 gene encoding uncharacterized protein isoform X2 has protein sequence MFSESCEVHSEDDKTLPDKNKKRIVKTHAQVEALEKFYIEHKYPSEPMKIQLAESIGLTEKQVSGWFCHRRLKDKRLLNAETCVIGRQDRSSGVIQDRGSGLRQDSCGSTKQGDDRNFDTREVESGRLNLQEISTADFTRECVSQYMGNNIPVNDSTSGSSSSLPNMSSRRNGKPLDLATSRYLIPKFPVEVKGVKARSGPSGYLKVKGQVENSAITAVKMQLGRHYREDGPPLGVEFDPLPPGAFEVPMQNPVDEPYDSGEPIVPASPDVSKICQYPTFDKSSRDVGYSSGITSYKSNMDRAKTTNVSHTPDNNFQQKFGLQTLLPHSGAYCPRRNFSVELPENSSKYATGCDDGDDCQIRSRQGVEVVRKRSLLNNGHVLPCSVKLEGEPAETWTPRSSGVRVEREPAETWTCKSNDHSAKISLGDVKKEPSYMAIKGNNYRNISDRGGSRHITKDDKFYGERRIMNENYEPAEVKIPFKNKMPAPKRMRSETLHRQYQQRSLPVDNRPWTSHVMRSRAEMPSSFSEDEGNAETSSSVE, from the exons ATGTTTTCGG AATCATGTGAGGTACATTCTGAAGATGATAAAACCCTTCCGGACAAGAACAAGAAGAGGATAGTCAAGACACATGCTCAGGTCGAAGCATTGGAGAAATTTTATATTG AACATAAATATCCTTCAGAACCCATGAAAATACAACTTGCAGAGTCTATAGGTTTGACAGAAAAACAAGTTTCTGGGTGGTTTTGCCACCGGAGGTTGAAGGACAAGAGATTGTTGAATGCGGAAACTTGTGTAATTGGAAGACAAGACCGTTCAAGTGGAGTCATACAGGATCGAGGTAGTGGACTTCGGCAGGATTCCTGTGGCAGCACAAAACAGGGCGATGATAGGAATTTTGATACCAGAGAAGTTGAAAGTGGAAGATTAAATCTCCAAGAAATTTCCACAGCAGACTTCACACGTGAATGTGTTAGCCAGTATATGGGAAACAACATTCCCGTGAATGATTCAACTTCAGGAAGTAGTTCTTCATTACCTAACATGTCTTCCCGTCGCAATGGGAAGCCTTTGGATTTGGCAACTTCAAGATATCTAATACCAAAGTTTCCAGTGGAAGTGAAGGGTGTAAAAGCTAGGTCTGGTCCATCAGGTTACTTAAAAGTGAAGGGTCAAGTTGAGAATTCTGCCATAACAGCTGTTAAAATGCAACTAGGGAGGCATTATCGGGAGGATGGCCCACCACTTGGTGTTGAATTTGATCCACTTCCGCCTGGTGCATTTGAGGTCCCAATGCAGAATCCAGTTGATG AACCTTATGACTCTGGAGAACCTATTGTTCCTGCTTCTCCTGATGTTTCAAAGATCTGCCAGTACCCCACATTTGACAAG TCCTCTCGGGACGTTGGATACAGCTCGGGCATAACCTCTTATAAGTCGAACATGGATAGAGCTAAAACGACCAACGTGTCTCATACTCCAGACAATAACTTCCAGCAAAAATTTGGGCTACAGACTTTGCTTCCCCATAGTGGTGCTTATTGTCCGAGGAGGAACTTCTCGGTAGAATTGCCCGAAAATTCATCCAAGTATGCAACTGGTTGTGATGATGGAGATGACTGCCAAATAAGGTCAAGACAAGGTGTTGAAGTAGTGAGAAAGCGTTCATTGCTGAATAATGGTCATGTACTTCCTTGTAGTGTGAAGTTGGAAGGGGAACCTGCGGAGACTTGGACTCCTAGATCCAGTGGTGTAAGGGTGGAAAGAGAACCTGCAGAGACTTGGACTTGTAAATCCAATGATCACAGTGCTAAGATATCTCTGGGAGATGTCAAAAAGGAGCCTTCTTATATGGCCATTAAAGGCAACAATTATCGCAATATATCAGACAGAGGGGGTTCCCGACATATTACTAAG GATGACAAATTTTATGGAGAAAGGAGAATAATGAATGAAAACTATGAGCCAGCTGAAGTCAAGATACCTTTTAAGAATAAGATGCCT GCTCCCAAAAGGATGAGGAGTGAAACATTGCACCGGCAGTATCAGCAAAGATCCTTACCAGTTGATAACCGGCCATGGACCTCTCATGTGATGAG GTCCAGAGCAGAGATGCCATCTAGTTTCAGTGAAGATGAGGGAAATGCAGAAACAAGTTCTTCGGTGGAGTAG
- the LOC140986804 gene encoding calmodulin-7 encodes MADQLTDDQISEFKEAFSLFDKDGDGCITTKELGTVMRSLGQNPTEAELQDMINEVDADGNGTIDFPEFLNLMARKMKDTDSEEELKEAFRVFDKDQNGFISAAELRHVMTNLGEKLTDEEVDEMIREADVDGDGQINYEEFVKVMMAK; translated from the exons ATGGCGGATCAGCTAACAGACGACCAGATCTCCGAATTCAAGGAAGCCTTCTCTCTGTTCGACAAAGATGGCGACG GTTGTATCACTACCAAGGAGCTTGGTACTGTGATGCGTTCTTTAGGACAAAACCCAACAGAGGCTGAACTTCAGGATATGATCAACGAGGTTGATGCTGATGGTAATGGAACAATTGACTTTCCCGAGTTCCTCAACCTGATGGCTCGGAAAATGAAGGACACTGATTCTGAGGAGGAGCTAAAGGAAGCTTTCCGGGTTTTTGACAAGGACCAGAATGGCTTCATTTCTGCTGCAGAACTACGCCACGTTATGACCAATCTTGGTGAGAAGCTCACTGATGAGGAGGTCGATGAGATGATCCGTGAGGCAGATGTGGACGGTGATGGGCAGATCAACTATGAGGAGTTCGTCAAGGTTATGATGGCCAAGTGA